In a single window of the Montipora capricornis isolate CH-2021 chromosome 11, ASM3666992v2, whole genome shotgun sequence genome:
- the LOC138023851 gene encoding uncharacterized protein: MAAQIGRPWKCSACSKSYPDRSKLQRHEFASHRPEEHFSCSCCKRTFTRRLFDQPRPKSAMSSGLAAAQKRERQSRMVRQRQPALVIQTMLREKTLANNYRRFALQLLTLPLTTHQKSFHWARHDIEAAITKAVLSALTKDKLRLVKIRLSCRRHAFRQDQGVVLTTPWIDSKQTALARWNEILNHLKHILVRRAAEQWQSTTTKTLESLVQEVQAGEIEMECEFFF; this comes from the exons atggctgcTCAAATCGGAAGACCTTGGAAGTGTTCGGCCTGTTCGAAATCCTATCCGGACAGATCCAAGTTGCAGAGACACGAGTTTGCTTCTCATCGTCCAGAGGAACACTTTTCCTGTTCTTGTTGTAAAAGAACCTTTACGCGGCGACTATTTGATCAACCACGTCCAAAATCGGCAATGTCATCAGGGCTAGCTG cTGCTCAGAAGCGAGAGCGTCAAAGCAGGATGGTTCGGCAGCGGCAGCCAG CCCTAGTGATTCAGACTATGTTGAGGGAAAAGACTTTGGCAAATAACTATCGACGTTTTGCTCTCCAACTGCTCACGCTGCCTCTGACCACCCACCAAAAAAGTTTTCATTGGGCACGCCACGATATAGAGGCGGCCATCACAAAGGCCGTGTTGTCAGCCTTGaccaaagacaaacttcgaCTCGTTAAGATTCGCTTATCTTGCCGCCGCCATGCTTTTCGTCAAGACCAGGGCGTCGTCCTCACCACGCCGTGGATCGATTCAAAACAAACTGCTTTGGCAAGATGGAACGAGATCTTGAATCATCTGAAACACATTTTAGTTCGACGAGCCGCCGAGCAGTGGCAGTCGACTACGACCAAGACTCTCGAGTCGTTGGTTCAGGAGGTGCAAGCTGGAGAGATCGAAATGgaatgtgaattttttttttaa